The nucleotide window TTATGGTGGATCCACTGCCAGACCTGCGTGCGTGAGATCTCCGCGGTGGCCGCGTCTTCCATGAGATTGTACAGCGGCACGCAGCCGGTACCGCGCAGCCAGGCCTCCAGGTAGAGAATGCCGACGTTGATGTTTTTGCGCAGGCCGTTTTCCGTGATCTCGCCCTCGGGAAGAGAAAGCAGGTCCTTTGCGTTGATCACGACGTCCTCGCGCTTCACGCCAAGCTGGTTCGGGCCTTTCATGTGCTGCTCAAAGGCCGTGCGCGCCACGCTGATGAGCCCGGGATGCGCGACCCAGGTGCCGTCGTGCCCGGCGCGCACCTCGCGCAATTTGTCGAGCCTGACTTTTTCCAGCGCGGCCTGGTTCGCAGACGGATCGGATTTGATCGGAATCTGCGCGGCCATGCCGCCCATGGCGTGCACGCCGCGGCGGTGGCAGGTCTTGATCAACAGTTCGACGTAGGCCTTGAGGAAAGCGCGGTCCATCGTGATCTGGATGCGGTCCGGAAGCACGAACCCGCTCTGCGCGCGGAATTTTTTGATGAAGCTGAAGATATAATCCCAGCGGCCGCAGTTCAAGCCCGCGGAATGCTCGCGCAATTCGTAGAGGATCTCGTCCATCTCGAACGCGGCGAGAATGGTTTCGATGAGCACCGTGGCGCGAATCGTGCCGCGGGGGATGCTCAGCTTGTCCTGCGCGAAGACGAAGACGTCGTTCCACAGCCGCGCTTCCAGGTGGCTTTCCATTTTGGGAAGATAAAAATAAGGGCCGGTGCCGCGTTCGATCAAATGATGAACATTGTGGAAAAAATAAAGCCCGAAATCAAAAAGCGAAGCGGAGATGGGCGCGCCGTCGACGGTCATGTGCTTTTCCGACAGGTGCCAGCCGCGCGGCCGGACCATGAGCGTCGCGGTGACGGGCGAGAGCTCGTAATGTTTACCTTCGGGGCTTGTAAACGCGAGCGAGCGGTTCACCGCGCTTTTCAGGTGGATCTGCCCTTCGATGTTGTTGGACCAGGTCGGCGTGTTGGAATCTTCGAAATCCGCCATGAAGACATTCGCGCCGGAATTCAACGCGTTCACGATCATCTTGCGGTCGGCGGGGCCCGTGATTTCCACGGTGCGCTGCTCGAGGTCTTTGGGAATGCCTGGGCCTTTCCAGTCGCCTTCGCGGACCTTGCGGGTTTCGGGAAGAAAGTCGGGCATTTTACCCGCGTCGAGTTCCTGCTGGCGCAGGCGGCGCCGCTTCAAAAGGTCCTGGCGCACGGGCTCGAATTTGCGGGCGAGTTCGGCAAGAAAGCGCAGGGCGTCGGCGGAGAGGATTTCGAGATATTCGGGAGACAGCGGGGCTTTGATTTCGATGCCTTCGTTCTTGAGTCCCTGCAAGCTGTCGAGCTTTGGGTCAGACGGCATTGATCCCTACCCGCTTTTTATAATGGAAGGATCCCGGTTACTTCGGTACTTTGGGGAGCGACAAAGCCTGCCCGTGCTGGATGAACACGTACGCCAAGATTGCGGTGACGGCCACGATCGCGATCACCAGAAGAATAATAGCGGCCGGGCTCATGCCGGGTTCCCCTTGGATAAAATCCTTGTTCCTGTCTTTGTCCATCGATGCCTCCATGATTCGGACGGCGTTAGCAAACGTCATCAATAACTAAAAAAATCGACAAAGCTATGATGATCTTAACAGCCCTTCGGAAGGGTGTAAAGGCGCTTTCCAGTATCTCAAGCTGGGAACAGGAGTTATGGACGTAGAAATTTTCCTGCTTTTTGCTATACTACTTTTCCCCAAGTTGAAAAAAACATGGCCCGTTTCTTCTTCGAGCGGGTCTTTCCCAAAAGGTTGGATTCATGCCGGACGGATTTTACAGCGAGGAAGCGCACCGCTTTTTCCAGGAAGCCTACGAGAAACAGACGCAGGGCAAGCTGGACGAGGCGATCTCCCTTTACCAGAAGTCGCTGGAAGTCCTGCCAACGGCCGAGGCGTATACGTTTCTCGGATGGGCTTACAGTTATCAGGGCCGGTACGATGAAGCCATCGAGGAATGCCAGAAGGCCATTGACCTGGATCCGGATTATGGAAATCCGTACAACGACATCGGCGCTTATTTAATAGAAAAGGGACGGCCGGACGACGCGGTCGAGTGGCTGGAAAAGGCCATCCAGGCCAAGCGTTATGATTCCTACTGCTATCCCTATTACAACTTGGGAAGAATCTGGGAGAAAAAAGGGGACTGGACAAGGGCGTTAGAATGTTACCAGAACGCCTTGAAGAGCAACGCGCAGTACACCCTCGCGGAAAAAGCCTGCAAGCGCCTGCAGGGACTTTTCAATTAATTGGCCCTGGAATAATCGGCGTGTTTGTTATATGATTACTCTTTTCCATTCAAGAAGTTACGGAGAGTCGTAATGCTCAGTGACTACGCGGGAATCCTGGCGATGTTTCTCATGGCCATCGGGGTCTCCGGTCTTTTTATTTATTTATCGCAGACGCTCGGCCCCCGGAAACCGAACGCCGCCAAGAATATGCCTTACGAGTGCGGCAAGCCCCCGTTTGAGCTGCCTACGGGCCGGCATGCGGTGAAGTTTTACCTGGTCAGCATCCTGTTTGTGATTTTCGATATCGAACTTATTTTTCTGTTCCCGTGGGCGGTAAATCTCCACGAGCTCGGCTTCGGCGTTTTCGGGGCCGTTCTCTTTTTTCTCGCCGTCTTCGAGCTGGGATTTGTTTATGCGTGGAAAAAGGGAGCTTTGAAATGGACGTAAGCCAGAACGCGCGCGGCGGCTATTTGACCTCGCGCCTCAACGACATGATCGGATGGGCGCGGAAATATTCCATTTTCCAGTACCCGTTCGTCACGGCCTGCTGCGGCATGGAATACATGGCGACCGCGTGCTCGCATTATGACGTGGACCGCTTCGGCGCGGGTCTGCCGCGCTTTTCGCCGCGTCAGTCGGACGTGCTCTTCGTCGTCGGCACGATTTCGCACAAAATGGCGCCCGTTCTCAAACACATCTACGACCAGATGGCCGACCCGAAATGGGTTGTGGCCTTCGGCGTGTGCACCTGCACGGGCGGCTTTTACGACAATTACGCGACCGTGATGGGCATCGATACGATTATCCCCGTCGACGTCTACATTCCCGGATGCCCTCCGCGTCCGGAAAACGTGCTCGACGGACTCATGAAATTGCAGGACAAAATACAGGCTCAGAAACAAGAAGTTTGAACATCCCCGGACAACGCATGCCGCAGCTTCACGAAAAATTGAAAGAGAAATTCCCCGGCGCCGTCGTCGAGACGCACGAGTTCCGCGGGGACGAAACCGCGGTGGTCAAGCGCGAGTCGTTCCTCGAAGTCGTCCGTTTTCTTAAGGAAGACCCGCAGGCGGACATGAACATGCTGGTGGACCTCACGGCCGTCGACCGCAAGGACTTGAAAGAAAAACCGCGCTTCGAAATTGTCTATCATTTCC belongs to Verrucomicrobiia bacterium and includes:
- the aceB gene encoding malate synthase A, which produces MPSDPKLDSLQGLKNEGIEIKAPLSPEYLEILSADALRFLAELARKFEPVRQDLLKRRRLRQQELDAGKMPDFLPETRKVREGDWKGPGIPKDLEQRTVEITGPADRKMIVNALNSGANVFMADFEDSNTPTWSNNIEGQIHLKSAVNRSLAFTSPEGKHYELSPVTATLMVRPRGWHLSEKHMTVDGAPISASLFDFGLYFFHNVHHLIERGTGPYFYLPKMESHLEARLWNDVFVFAQDKLSIPRGTIRATVLIETILAAFEMDEILYELREHSAGLNCGRWDYIFSFIKKFRAQSGFVLPDRIQITMDRAFLKAYVELLIKTCHRRGVHAMGGMAAQIPIKSDPSANQAALEKVRLDKLREVRAGHDGTWVAHPGLISVARTAFEQHMKGPNQLGVKREDVVINAKDLLSLPEGEITENGLRKNINVGILYLEAWLRGTGCVPLYNLMEDAATAEISRTQVWQWIHHNACMADGKFVTPDLVRTLLLEEVAGIRKSLGDEKFEKGKYALAAQLFEDMATSKECPEFLTLVAYDYLD
- a CDS encoding tetratricopeptide repeat protein; translation: MPDGFYSEEAHRFFQEAYEKQTQGKLDEAISLYQKSLEVLPTAEAYTFLGWAYSYQGRYDEAIEECQKAIDLDPDYGNPYNDIGAYLIEKGRPDDAVEWLEKAIQAKRYDSYCYPYYNLGRIWEKKGDWTRALECYQNALKSNAQYTLAEKACKRLQGLFN
- the ndhC gene encoding NADH-quinone oxidoreductase subunit A, coding for MLSDYAGILAMFLMAIGVSGLFIYLSQTLGPRKPNAAKNMPYECGKPPFELPTGRHAVKFYLVSILFVIFDIELIFLFPWAVNLHELGFGVFGAVLFFLAVFELGFVYAWKKGALKWT
- a CDS encoding NADH-quinone oxidoreductase subunit B, coding for MDVSQNARGGYLTSRLNDMIGWARKYSIFQYPFVTACCGMEYMATACSHYDVDRFGAGLPRFSPRQSDVLFVVGTISHKMAPVLKHIYDQMADPKWVVAFGVCTCTGGFYDNYATVMGIDTIIPVDVYIPGCPPRPENVLDGLMKLQDKIQAQKQEV